A genome region from Brooklawnia propionicigenes includes the following:
- a CDS encoding polyribonucleotide nucleotidyltransferase, which translates to MEGENLKFAEAIIDNGTFGKHVVRFEAGVLAQQADGAAAVYLDGDTMLLSATAAQKSPRESIDFFPLTVDVEEKMYAVGRIPGSFFRREGRPSENAILACRLIDRPLRPAFVKGLRNEVQVVVTVLALNPQVEYDVVAINAASMSTQIAGLPFHGPIGAVRVALIDEQWVCFPTVEQEQGATFSMVVAGRVLADGDVAIMMVEAGGTEATWNLVRSGKTAPTEDVVAGGLEAAKPFIKVLCDAQAELAQQIDKETYPYPVFKEYEDDVYEQVLVLGQEELDRIEQIADKLDRQAAEKDLKHSILDQMNNNEAFEGREGEISAAFKSMQKKIVRGRVLRDGKRIDGRGPKDIRPLSSEVGIIPRVHGSSLFQRGETQVLGITTLNMLDMEQKLDTLSAVTSKRYMHQYDMPPYSTGETGRVGSPKRREIGHGALAERAIVPVLPSREEFPYAIREVSEAIGSNGSTSMGSVCASTLALLNAGVPLRASVAGIAMGLMSETDESGQTHYLALTDILGAEDALGDMDFKVAGTSEFITALQLDTKLDGIPSDVLAAALLQAKDARTTILGVMNEAIDTPDEMSVNAPRIITVHIPVEKIGEVIGPKGKVINQIQDDTGANISIEEDGTIFIGATSGEAAELARQMINAIANPTMPEKGERYLGTVVKLTTFGAFVSLLPGKDGLLHISKMRQLNGGQRVENVEDVVSVGQKLQVEISDIDDRGKLSLVPVIEESEEKTSEQN; encoded by the coding sequence ATGGAGGGTGAAAACCTCAAATTCGCTGAGGCGATCATCGACAACGGGACGTTCGGCAAACATGTCGTGCGTTTCGAGGCCGGTGTGCTGGCTCAGCAGGCCGACGGCGCTGCCGCGGTCTACCTGGATGGCGACACGATGCTGCTGTCGGCCACCGCTGCGCAGAAATCTCCGCGCGAGTCCATTGACTTCTTCCCGCTGACCGTTGACGTCGAAGAGAAGATGTACGCCGTGGGACGCATCCCCGGTTCGTTCTTCCGCCGCGAGGGCCGTCCCAGCGAGAACGCGATCCTGGCCTGCCGCCTGATCGATCGGCCGCTGCGTCCGGCGTTCGTCAAGGGTCTGCGCAACGAGGTCCAGGTCGTGGTGACCGTGCTGGCACTCAACCCGCAGGTCGAGTACGACGTGGTGGCGATCAATGCCGCATCCATGTCCACCCAGATCGCCGGCCTTCCGTTCCACGGCCCGATCGGTGCCGTGCGCGTCGCGTTGATCGACGAGCAGTGGGTCTGTTTCCCGACCGTCGAGCAGGAGCAGGGCGCTACCTTCTCGATGGTGGTCGCCGGACGAGTGCTGGCCGACGGCGACGTGGCCATCATGATGGTCGAGGCCGGCGGTACTGAGGCGACCTGGAACCTGGTGCGCTCGGGCAAGACCGCCCCCACCGAAGACGTGGTGGCCGGTGGCCTGGAAGCTGCCAAGCCGTTCATCAAGGTGCTGTGCGACGCTCAGGCCGAGCTGGCCCAGCAGATCGACAAGGAGACCTACCCCTACCCGGTCTTCAAGGAGTACGAGGACGACGTCTACGAGCAGGTTCTGGTCTTGGGCCAGGAAGAGCTCGATCGCATCGAACAGATCGCCGACAAGCTCGATCGTCAGGCTGCTGAGAAGGACCTCAAGCATTCGATCCTCGATCAGATGAACAACAACGAGGCGTTCGAGGGCCGCGAGGGCGAGATCTCGGCGGCCTTCAAGTCGATGCAGAAGAAGATCGTCCGTGGTCGTGTGCTGCGCGACGGCAAGCGCATCGACGGCCGTGGCCCCAAGGACATCCGCCCCTTGTCGAGCGAGGTCGGCATCATTCCGCGGGTCCACGGCAGCTCGCTGTTCCAGCGCGGTGAGACCCAGGTGCTGGGCATCACCACCTTGAACATGCTCGACATGGAGCAGAAGCTTGACACCTTGAGCGCTGTCACCTCGAAGCGCTACATGCACCAGTACGACATGCCGCCGTACTCGACCGGTGAGACCGGCCGCGTCGGTTCGCCGAAGCGCCGCGAGATCGGCCACGGCGCACTTGCCGAGCGGGCCATCGTTCCGGTGCTGCCGAGCCGCGAGGAGTTCCCCTACGCGATTCGCGAGGTTTCCGAGGCCATCGGCTCCAACGGATCGACCTCGATGGGCTCGGTCTGCGCGTCCACGCTGGCTCTGCTCAATGCCGGTGTGCCGCTGCGCGCGTCGGTGGCCGGCATCGCCATGGGCTTGATGAGCGAGACCGACGAGTCCGGTCAGACTCACTACCTGGCGCTGACCGACATCCTGGGCGCTGAGGATGCCCTGGGCGATATGGACTTCAAGGTCGCGGGTACGTCGGAGTTCATCACTGCGCTGCAGCTCGATACCAAGCTCGATGGCATTCCTTCGGACGTGCTGGCCGCAGCGCTGCTGCAGGCCAAGGACGCTCGCACCACCATCCTCGGCGTGATGAATGAAGCCATTGACACACCCGACGAGATGAGCGTCAACGCGCCGCGGATCATCACCGTGCACATCCCGGTCGAGAAGATCGGCGAGGTCATCGGCCCCAAGGGCAAGGTCATCAACCAGATCCAGGACGACACCGGCGCCAACATCTCCATCGAGGAGGACGGCACCATCTTCATCGGTGCCACCAGCGGTGAGGCCGCCGAGCTGGCCCGCCAGATGATCAATGCGATCGCCAACCCGACCATGCCGGAGAAGGGCGAGCGTTACCTCGGCACCGTGGTCAAGCTGACCACCTTCGGCGCGTTCGTCTCGCTGCTGCCCGGCAAGGACGGCCTGCTGCACATCTCGAAGATGCGCCAGCTGAACGGCGGCCAGCGCGTGGAGAACGTGGAGGACGTGGTGAGCGTCGGCCAGAAGCTCCAGGTCGAGATCAGCGACATCGATGACCGTGGCAAGCTCTCGCTCGTCCCGGTGATCGAGGAATCCGAGGAGAAGACCTCCGAGCAGAACTGA
- the rpsO gene encoding 30S ribosomal protein S15, which produces MDAETKKKIIEEYATHPGDTGSPDVQIALLTARIAHLTEHLKIHKGDHHSRRGLMLMVGQRRRLLNYVAKEDIDHYRALIARLGLRR; this is translated from the coding sequence ATGGACGCTGAGACCAAAAAGAAGATTATCGAAGAGTACGCCACGCATCCTGGTGACACCGGCTCTCCGGACGTGCAGATTGCGCTGCTGACTGCCCGCATCGCCCATCTGACCGAACACCTCAAGATTCACAAGGGTGACCACCACAGCCGCCGGGGTCTGATGCTGATGGTTGGTCAGCGTCGCCGGCTGCTGAACTACGTGGCCAAGGAAGACATCGACCATTACCGCGCACTCATCGCGCGTCTCGGCCTTCGCCGGTGA
- a CDS encoding bifunctional riboflavin kinase/FAD synthetase — protein sequence MRRSVVAIGNFDGVHTGHQQLLRTAVEHAQELGTEREPLQVIVVTFWPHPMSVVAPGHQPLLLTSLSDRIDLLRRYGADEVRVVQFTRDVAAWSPQKFVDTILGPLDPAVVVVGENFTFGNRAAGTPQMMREFGKGRFDVDIIHLVSIDSERTCSSFVRSALATGDVAAAARHLGRLFRLSGVVVVGDQRGRELGFPTANLPVAADLATPADGVYAGWLRRLDQPSAIRMPAAISVGTNPTFDGVERRVESYVLDRTDLELYGINIAVEFVEHLRGQVRFGSIDELIEQMNKDVAATRAVLGID from the coding sequence ATGCGACGAAGTGTGGTAGCCATCGGAAACTTCGATGGTGTACATACGGGGCACCAACAGCTGCTGCGCACGGCCGTGGAGCACGCCCAGGAACTGGGCACCGAGCGCGAACCGCTGCAGGTCATCGTCGTCACCTTCTGGCCGCACCCCATGAGCGTGGTGGCCCCCGGTCATCAGCCGTTGCTGCTGACCTCACTGTCGGACCGCATCGACCTGCTTCGCCGCTACGGCGCCGACGAGGTCCGAGTCGTTCAGTTCACCCGTGATGTCGCGGCCTGGTCACCGCAGAAGTTCGTGGACACCATCTTGGGACCGCTCGACCCCGCGGTCGTCGTGGTGGGGGAGAACTTCACCTTCGGCAACCGTGCCGCAGGTACCCCCCAAATGATGCGCGAGTTCGGCAAGGGTCGCTTCGATGTCGACATCATTCATCTGGTCAGCATCGACTCCGAGCGCACCTGCTCATCGTTCGTGCGTTCGGCACTGGCGACCGGCGACGTTGCTGCTGCAGCTCGTCATCTGGGCAGACTCTTCCGGCTGAGCGGGGTGGTGGTGGTCGGTGATCAGCGCGGCCGCGAGCTCGGCTTCCCGACCGCGAATCTTCCGGTCGCTGCAGACCTGGCCACACCCGCCGATGGCGTCTACGCGGGCTGGTTGCGCAGGCTCGACCAGCCGTCGGCAATACGGATGCCGGCCGCGATCAGCGTTGGCACCAACCCGACCTTCGACGGCGTCGAGCGGCGCGTCGAATCCTATGTGTTGGACCGCACCGATCTCGAGCTCTACGGCATCAACATCGCGGTGGAGTTCGTCGAGCATCTGCGTGGTCAGGTGCGTTTTGGTTCGATCGATGAGCTGATCGAGCAGATGAACAAGGACGTAGCCGCCACCCGGGCGGTGCTAGGGATCGACTGA
- a CDS encoding MarC family protein: MELIVSSAMVFILIMDPFGNVPLFLAALAHTAPERRRRVIVRELLIALGIMLAFLFGGQAFMRVFHIDAPALTVAGGVILMLIALRMVFPTPERNLREKAPDDEPFIVPLAIPYVAGPSLLAMVIVLVSGNPDALPSYLVALVLAWLGSALVLYFSHGLNRVLGPKTLLAVERLMGMVLVIVATQMTLEGVAEFFQIVR; encoded by the coding sequence GTGGAGCTGATCGTTTCGTCCGCCATGGTCTTCATCTTGATCATGGATCCCTTCGGCAATGTGCCGCTGTTTCTGGCCGCGCTCGCCCATACCGCGCCCGAGCGCCGCAGGCGGGTGATCGTCCGCGAACTGCTGATCGCTTTGGGCATCATGCTGGCTTTCCTTTTCGGCGGTCAGGCCTTCATGAGGGTCTTCCATATCGATGCGCCGGCGTTGACGGTGGCCGGCGGAGTCATCTTGATGCTGATCGCGCTGCGCATGGTCTTCCCGACTCCCGAACGCAATCTGCGCGAGAAAGCGCCCGACGATGAGCCGTTCATCGTCCCGCTGGCGATCCCCTATGTGGCAGGGCCGTCGTTGCTGGCCATGGTGATCGTGCTGGTCTCAGGCAATCCGGATGCGCTGCCGAGTTACCTGGTCGCACTGGTACTGGCCTGGCTGGGCTCGGCTCTGGTGCTCTACTTCAGCCACGGCCTGAACCGGGTGCTCGGCCCCAAGACATTGCTGGCCGTGGAACGGCTGATGGGCATGGTGCTGGTCATCGTGGCCACTCAGATGACACTCGAAGGAGTGGCCGAATTCTTCCAGATCGTCCGCTGA
- a CDS encoding HdeD family acid-resistance protein, with protein sequence MELLGKQAAWVLIGQGALAIVLGAIVLTWPGLTVAAFALVWGIYALVDGIGELALGATSAGVQGRGWLIFSGILGIVAGIIVVFNPFMSAAVLTWVLGIWLIVHGVFVFAGGFSLPGNHKWWVVVSGVLLVIAGAIFVANPAEAALSLAFLLGWLAIVWGIFCTVAGIALMIGARRVGSQL encoded by the coding sequence ATGGAATTGCTGGGAAAGCAAGCAGCGTGGGTGTTGATCGGGCAGGGGGCGCTCGCCATCGTCCTGGGGGCGATCGTGCTCACCTGGCCAGGACTGACTGTCGCAGCATTCGCCCTCGTTTGGGGCATCTATGCGCTGGTGGACGGCATCGGAGAGCTGGCATTGGGCGCCACATCGGCTGGGGTCCAGGGCCGCGGATGGCTGATTTTCTCCGGCATCCTCGGAATTGTCGCCGGAATCATCGTGGTCTTCAATCCGTTCATGTCGGCCGCCGTGCTCACCTGGGTACTGGGGATTTGGCTGATCGTCCACGGCGTCTTCGTTTTCGCCGGTGGCTTCTCGTTGCCCGGTAACCATAAGTGGTGGGTCGTGGTTTCCGGCGTGCTGCTGGTCATCGCCGGTGCGATCTTCGTGGCGAATCCCGCCGAAGCGGCGCTGTCGCTGGCGTTCCTGCTGGGTTGGCTCGCCATCGTCTGGGGTATCTTCTGCACCGTGGCCGGAATCGCTTTGATGATCGGCGCCCGGCGCGTGGGTAGCCAACTGTAG
- the truB gene encoding tRNA pseudouridine(55) synthase TruB, producing the protein MNATASGLLIIDKPTGWTSHQVVGRVRRVFGTRKVGHAGTLDPMATGVLIVGLNRATRLLGHLALHDKAYSATIRLGASTTTDDAEGEPTGGADASSLSLPQVAVAMGAFRGAIMQRPSTVSAIKVDGKRAYARARAGENVQLATREVTVGRFEVLAARPVAGYLDVDVEVECSSGTYVRALARDLGDALGVGGHLTMLRRTRIGRYLLDDAVALDSLTAETPLMSMAEATRLSFPVVEIDEAGARDVGFGRALDTQVPAAVTGIIGPSGELLALYRPDGECSRPVAVFV; encoded by the coding sequence GTGAACGCCACCGCTTCCGGCCTGCTGATCATCGACAAGCCCACCGGATGGACCTCTCATCAGGTGGTCGGACGGGTCCGCCGTGTCTTCGGGACGCGAAAGGTCGGCCACGCGGGCACCTTGGACCCGATGGCCACCGGAGTGCTGATCGTCGGGCTCAACCGGGCCACCAGGCTGTTGGGCCATCTGGCTCTGCATGACAAGGCGTACTCGGCAACCATCCGGCTGGGCGCGTCCACCACGACCGATGATGCTGAGGGGGAACCGACCGGGGGAGCAGACGCATCCAGTCTGTCGCTGCCTCAGGTGGCAGTCGCCATGGGTGCCTTCCGGGGTGCGATCATGCAGCGTCCGAGCACGGTTTCGGCGATCAAGGTGGACGGCAAGCGTGCCTACGCCCGGGCACGCGCCGGTGAGAACGTGCAGCTGGCCACCCGTGAGGTGACCGTCGGCCGGTTCGAAGTGCTCGCGGCGCGCCCGGTGGCCGGCTACCTCGATGTGGATGTCGAGGTCGAGTGTTCCTCGGGCACCTATGTGCGGGCGCTGGCCCGCGATCTCGGCGATGCGCTGGGGGTGGGCGGGCATCTGACGATGTTGCGGCGCACCCGGATCGGACGCTATCTGCTGGACGACGCCGTCGCACTGGACTCGCTGACCGCCGAAACCCCGCTGATGAGCATGGCCGAGGCGACAAGGCTGAGCTTTCCGGTGGTCGAGATCGACGAAGCCGGTGCGCGCGATGTCGGTTTTGGACGAGCGTTGGACACCCAGGTACCCGCCGCGGTAACCGGTATTATCGGGCCGTCGGGGGAATTATTGGCGCTCTATCGTCCGGATGGGGAATGCAGCCGACCGGTCGCGGTGTTTGTCTGA
- a CDS encoding ATP-grasp domain-containing protein produces the protein MTTFVYISPAYPPTNVYFCERLAASGVTVLAIGDAPYDELPNGLTAALTEYYRVDSLEDYNRVYRAMAHLIARHGRVDWVESNNEYWLQLDARLRTDFNIHTGRRAEKVNEIRSKVDMKQVYLRAGVPTARQIRITTLEAAQEFVAQVGYPVIVKPEFGMGATHTYQLRDDAELAGFCSEPADGPMVMEEFVTGDIISYDGIVDHDSVPVFEAATLWPPSIMDIVLNDLDLAYQVLDEMPDRLRELGQRVLKAFGVRNRWFHLEFFRLSDAKPGLGEVGDFVALEVNMRPAGGVTVDMYNYARNADVYQIYADVVSGHDTGAARQATQDPARCVYASRRDHRDYQLSSDRLAEIYGDAIVAHQRNLELFVPQMGNEYYLLRTTDAGRATAFIDDVLRRA, from the coding sequence ATGACCACCTTCGTCTACATTTCCCCCGCATATCCGCCGACGAACGTTTATTTCTGCGAGCGGCTGGCCGCCTCCGGGGTCACCGTGTTGGCGATCGGCGACGCGCCCTACGACGAACTCCCGAACGGGCTGACGGCGGCGCTGACCGAGTACTACCGGGTGGATTCCCTGGAGGACTACAACCGGGTCTATCGGGCGATGGCGCATCTGATCGCCCGCCATGGTCGTGTCGACTGGGTGGAGTCGAACAACGAGTACTGGCTGCAACTCGACGCCAGGCTGCGCACCGACTTCAATATCCACACCGGACGCCGGGCCGAGAAGGTCAATGAGATCCGCTCCAAGGTCGACATGAAGCAGGTCTATCTGCGTGCCGGGGTTCCCACGGCCAGACAGATCAGGATCACGACCCTGGAGGCGGCGCAGGAGTTCGTTGCCCAGGTCGGCTACCCGGTCATCGTGAAACCCGAATTCGGAATGGGTGCGACCCACACCTACCAGCTGCGCGATGACGCCGAGCTGGCCGGTTTCTGTTCCGAGCCGGCCGATGGGCCGATGGTGATGGAGGAGTTCGTCACCGGCGACATCATCAGCTACGACGGTATCGTCGACCACGACTCGGTGCCGGTCTTCGAGGCCGCGACGCTGTGGCCGCCGTCCATCATGGACATCGTGCTGAACGACCTCGACCTGGCCTATCAGGTGCTCGACGAGATGCCGGACAGACTGCGGGAACTCGGACAGCGCGTGCTGAAGGCTTTCGGGGTGCGCAACCGCTGGTTCCACCTCGAGTTCTTCCGGCTGTCGGATGCCAAGCCTGGTCTGGGTGAGGTCGGCGACTTCGTCGCGCTGGAGGTGAACATGCGTCCGGCAGGCGGAGTGACGGTCGACATGTACAACTACGCGCGCAACGCCGATGTCTATCAGATCTATGCCGACGTGGTGAGTGGTCACGACACCGGGGCGGCCCGGCAGGCCACGCAGGACCCCGCGCGCTGTGTCTATGCATCGCGGCGCGACCATCGCGACTACCAGCTGAGCTCCGATCGGCTGGCCGAGATCTACGGCGATGCGATCGTTGCCCACCAGCGCAATCTCGAGCTCTTCGTTCCGCAGATGGGCAACGAGTACTACCTGCTGCGCACCACCGATGCCGGCCGGGCGACCGCATTCATCGACGACGTCCTGCGCCGGGCATGA
- the rbfA gene encoding 30S ribosome-binding factor RbfA, translating to MANPRIAKLEDQIQRIIAEMLGRRVKDPRLGFVTITDVRLTGDGREATVFYTDLGRSLDGREADAAGGVSDTATALESAKGLLRTTIGQQLGLKFTPTLTFVPDASEKTAQEMEDLLARVQAADAELAKEREGSAFAGEADPYKKPVEPADE from the coding sequence ATGGCAAATCCACGAATCGCCAAGCTTGAGGATCAAATCCAGCGGATCATCGCCGAGATGCTGGGGCGCCGTGTCAAGGATCCGCGACTCGGATTCGTCACCATCACCGATGTGCGGCTCACCGGCGATGGCCGCGAGGCGACCGTCTTCTACACCGATCTCGGGCGTTCGCTGGACGGCCGCGAGGCCGATGCCGCAGGCGGGGTGAGCGACACCGCGACCGCGCTGGAATCGGCCAAGGGCCTGCTGCGCACCACCATCGGGCAGCAACTCGGGCTGAAGTTCACTCCCACACTGACCTTCGTCCCGGACGCCAGCGAGAAGACCGCCCAGGAGATGGAAGACCTGCTCGCCCGCGTGCAGGCGGCCGACGCCGAGCTGGCCAAGGAGCGCGAGGGCTCCGCATTCGCCGGCGAGGCCGACCCCTACAAGAAGCCGGTAGAACCTGCCGACGAGTAA
- the infB gene encoding translation initiation factor IF-2 yields MAKVRVYELAKELGLESKELLSTLNEMGEFVRSASSTIEAPVVRRVTEKVKGVHKDAKSGAVDHAPAPKKSGAPAPKPKTSATPQTPQPDAPQAAAGAKVGPRATPGPHPVPGPRAVPGPRPTPGQHAAPGPRQSNGNGQGGQASQSKPAQQRPHPKPGVSSQPQSRPASPQSQGGPRPTPGPRRTPAPGGTGSGKAASGPRPGPTPANVRRPGAPRPGNNPFSSSQGMGQARRPSQPRTGSRDGGAPRSGEGRPPRPGGGDRMPRPNPAMMPKHANPSLGTQQGAGGGGGGRGGRPGGPSRGRGGPSMGGAPGGGMAGGPGGRGGRGGRGGTQGAFGRAGSNRRGRKSKKQRRQEFDEMQAPSIGGVRIRGGDGQIVRLRRGSSLTDLAEKINAEPAQLVQVLFNLGEMITATQSVPDETLEILGAELNYKIQVVSPEDEDRELLESFDLEFGENEGGEHDLEARPPVVTVMGHVDHGKTKLLDALRDTNVQGKEAGGITQSIGAYQIETEVDGEERAITFIDTPGHEAFTAMRARGAKSTDIAVLVVAADDGVMPQTIEALNHATAADVPIVVAVNKIDKPGADPAKVRGQLMEFGLVPEEYGGQTMFVDVSAVTRVGLDNLLEAIILTADAALDLRANPTMDAQGVAIEAHLDQGRGPVATVLIQRGTLHRGDSIVAGAAHGRVRAMINDRGDTIDEAPPSMPVQVLGLTSVPGAGDNFLVVEDDRMARQIAAKRDANRRAALQAQSSRRKTLEELFEQLEKGETSELTLILKGDGAGSVEALEDALSKIEVSDEVGLRVIDRGVGAITETNVSLAAASTPHAVIIGFNVRPTVQAARLADQENVDIRYYSVIYDAIDEIEAALKGMLKPIYEEKTQGTAEIREIFRSSKFGNIAGCMVTDGHIRRNAKARLLRDGVVVAETSIASLRREKDDVTEVREGFECGLTLANYSDIQIGDVIETYEMIEKARD; encoded by the coding sequence GTGGCCAAGGTCCGTGTCTACGAGCTTGCTAAAGAGCTCGGTTTGGAAAGTAAGGAGCTTCTCAGCACTCTGAACGAGATGGGCGAATTCGTCCGTTCGGCGTCCTCGACGATCGAGGCACCCGTGGTTCGCAGAGTGACCGAGAAGGTGAAGGGCGTTCATAAGGACGCGAAGTCGGGGGCTGTCGATCATGCCCCCGCACCCAAGAAGAGTGGCGCGCCGGCACCCAAGCCGAAGACATCCGCCACACCCCAGACTCCACAGCCCGACGCGCCGCAGGCCGCGGCCGGTGCCAAGGTCGGTCCGCGCGCGACGCCGGGCCCGCACCCGGTACCCGGTCCGCGCGCCGTTCCCGGTCCACGTCCGACGCCCGGCCAGCACGCAGCGCCTGGTCCGCGGCAGAGCAATGGCAACGGCCAAGGTGGACAGGCGTCCCAGAGCAAGCCCGCTCAGCAGCGGCCGCATCCCAAGCCCGGTGTCAGTAGCCAGCCGCAGTCGCGCCCCGCATCGCCGCAATCCCAGGGCGGTCCCCGTCCGACTCCGGGACCGCGCCGGACTCCGGCTCCCGGTGGTACCGGCTCCGGTAAGGCCGCTTCGGGTCCACGTCCGGGTCCGACACCGGCGAACGTGCGTCGTCCGGGAGCTCCGCGTCCGGGCAACAACCCGTTCTCGTCGTCGCAGGGGATGGGCCAGGCCCGTCGTCCCTCCCAGCCGCGTACCGGTAGCCGCGATGGTGGCGCTCCCCGTTCGGGTGAGGGCCGTCCGCCGCGTCCCGGCGGCGGCGACCGGATGCCGCGTCCGAATCCCGCGATGATGCCCAAGCACGCCAACCCCTCGCTCGGCACCCAGCAGGGCGCCGGCGGTGGCGGTGGTGGCCGGGGTGGACGCCCCGGTGGTCCGAGCCGTGGTCGCGGCGGCCCCTCGATGGGCGGCGCACCCGGCGGCGGCATGGCCGGAGGCCCCGGTGGCCGTGGTGGCCGCGGTGGCCGCGGCGGAACCCAGGGTGCCTTCGGGCGCGCCGGATCCAATCGGCGGGGCCGCAAGTCGAAGAAGCAGCGTCGTCAAGAGTTCGATGAGATGCAGGCGCCGTCGATCGGTGGCGTGCGCATCCGTGGTGGGGACGGCCAGATCGTCCGTCTTCGCCGTGGTTCATCGCTGACCGATCTTGCCGAGAAGATCAACGCCGAGCCGGCGCAGCTCGTGCAGGTGCTGTTCAACCTCGGCGAGATGATCACCGCGACTCAGTCGGTTCCCGACGAGACGCTGGAGATCCTCGGCGCGGAGTTGAACTACAAGATTCAGGTCGTCAGCCCCGAGGACGAAGACCGCGAGCTGCTCGAAAGCTTCGACCTCGAGTTCGGTGAGAATGAAGGCGGCGAGCACGATCTCGAGGCCCGTCCGCCGGTCGTCACCGTCATGGGTCACGTCGACCATGGCAAGACGAAGCTGCTGGATGCGCTGCGCGACACCAATGTGCAGGGTAAAGAGGCCGGTGGTATCACCCAGTCGATCGGTGCCTACCAGATCGAGACCGAGGTGGACGGCGAGGAACGTGCCATCACCTTCATCGATACCCCCGGCCATGAGGCCTTCACCGCGATGCGTGCGCGTGGCGCCAAGTCGACCGACATCGCCGTTCTGGTGGTGGCGGCCGATGACGGCGTGATGCCGCAGACGATTGAGGCCCTCAACCATGCCACGGCAGCCGATGTGCCGATCGTGGTCGCGGTCAACAAGATCGACAAGCCCGGCGCCGATCCGGCGAAGGTGCGAGGTCAGCTCATGGAGTTCGGCCTGGTGCCTGAGGAATACGGCGGCCAGACCATGTTCGTGGATGTCTCCGCGGTCACCCGGGTCGGCCTGGACAATCTGCTGGAGGCGATCATCCTGACCGCCGACGCAGCTCTTGATCTGCGCGCCAATCCGACCATGGACGCCCAGGGCGTGGCGATCGAGGCCCACCTCGATCAGGGCCGTGGCCCGGTGGCCACCGTGCTCATTCAGCGCGGCACGCTGCACCGGGGCGACTCGATCGTGGCGGGTGCGGCTCACGGCCGCGTTCGCGCGATGATCAACGACCGTGGTGACACGATCGACGAGGCTCCGCCGTCCATGCCGGTTCAGGTGCTCGGCCTGACCAGCGTGCCGGGAGCCGGCGACAACTTCCTGGTCGTCGAGGACGACCGGATGGCTCGCCAGATCGCCGCGAAGCGGGACGCCAACCGTCGTGCCGCGCTGCAGGCTCAGTCCTCGCGCCGCAAGACCCTGGAAGAGCTGTTCGAGCAGCTCGAAAAGGGCGAGACGAGCGAGCTGACCCTGATCCTGAAGGGCGACGGCGCAGGTTCGGTCGAAGCCCTGGAAGATGCCCTGTCGAAGATCGAGGTGTCCGACGAGGTCGGCCTGCGCGTCATCGACCGTGGTGTCGGTGCCATCACCGAGACCAACGTGTCGCTGGCGGCTGCGTCCACCCCGCACGCGGTCATCATCGGTTTCAACGTCCGCCCGACCGTGCAGGCAGCCCGCCTGGCCGATCAGGAGAACGTCGATATCCGGTACTACTCGGTCATCTACGACGCGATCGACGAAATCGAGGCTGCCCTCAAGGGCATGCTCAAGCCGATCTACGAGGAGAAGACTCAGGGCACCGCGGAGATCCGGGAGATCTTCCGCAGCTCCAAGTTCGGCAACATCGCCGGTTGTATGGTCACCGACGGTCACATCAGGCGCAATGCCAAGGCGCGCCTGCTGCGCGATGGTGTGGTGGTCGCCGAAACCTCGATCGCCTCGCTGCGCCGGGAGAAGGACGATGTCACCGAGGTCCGCGAGGGCTTCGAATGCGGTCTGACATTGGCCAACTACTCTGATATTCAGATCGGCGACGTTATCGAGACCTACGAGATGATCGAGAAGGCTCGCGACTGA
- a CDS encoding YlxR family protein: protein MPDRASRRPARTCVGCRESCDPAGMTRFVLDGSVLRVDASGHAPGRGAWLHADPHCADTARRRGAFARSFRRKVDDAVLADWPASSSPDQACHDSDEALPD, encoded by the coding sequence GTGCCTGATCGGGCATCGCGGCGGCCGGCGCGCACCTGCGTGGGCTGCCGCGAGAGCTGCGATCCGGCGGGCATGACCCGATTCGTCCTGGACGGGTCGGTCCTGCGGGTCGACGCGTCCGGGCACGCGCCCGGTCGGGGAGCGTGGCTGCACGCCGACCCGCACTGTGCTGACACGGCCCGCCGCAGGGGCGCTTTCGCGCGTAGTTTCCGTCGCAAAGTCGACGATGCCGTGCTCGCGGACTGGCCCGCTTCGTCCTCGCCCGACCAAGCCTGTCACGACTCGGATGAAGCCCTGCCCGACTGA